The following proteins are encoded in a genomic region of Arachis stenosperma cultivar V10309 chromosome 4, arast.V10309.gnm1.PFL2, whole genome shotgun sequence:
- the LOC130973312 gene encoding tRNA (guanine(9)-N1)-methyltransferase has product MRIYQIRHGTELVLRISPKHSPKTQHQHHTANHKSLTITMPESEEPRAADGDGEATVQTEEPYLNDENAPEKPLVPEAGAPPMSKNAQKKLAKMQRWEARKAEKKAQAKEQRKMEVERKRREWEERLAAMATEEEKEKLLESRRSLRKERMEQRSREKDEKRERLCGARENGQNVVVDLEFAHLMNPNEIHSLVQQIMYCYAVNGRCSSPAHLWLTGCSGEMDDQLQRIPGFDKWIIEKEAKSYIEALQDRKENLVYLTADSDTVLEELDLKKVYIIGGLVDRNRWKGITMKKAEEQGIQTAKLPIGNFMKMSSSQVLTVNQVLEILLKFLETRDWKTSFFAVIPQRKRCQGDAEENAEAEDTLEEDDQKDDEKASKKKCVEEEPCNC; this is encoded by the exons ATGCGAATTTACCAAATTAGACATGGCACTGAGTTAGTATTACGAATCAGCCCTAAACACTCTCCCAAAACCCAACACCAACACCACACCGCAAACCACAAATCCCTAACTATAACAATGCCGGAGTCGGAGGAGCCACGCGCCGCCGACGGAGACGGCGAGGCCACCGTACAAACGGAGGAGCCGTACCTGAATGACGAAAATGCCCCCGAGAAACCTCTGGTTCCTGAGGCAGGTGCTCCTCCTATGTCGAAGAATGCGCAGAAGAAGTTAGCGAAGATGCAGAGGTGGGAGGCGAGGAAGGCGGAGAAGAAGGCGCAGGCGAAGGAGCAGAGGAAGATGGAGGTGGAGAGGAAGCGGAGGGAGTGGGAGGAGAGGCTGGCGGCGATGGCGacggaggaggagaaggagaagctGTTGGAGTCGCGGAGGAGCCTCCGCAAGGAGAGGATGGAGCAGAGGTCGAGAGAGAAGgatgagaagagagagagactcTGTGGAGCCAGGGAGAATGGCCAAAACGTCGTCGTTGACCTCGAGTTCGCTCACCTCATGAACCCTAACGAAATCCACAGCCTCGTTCAACAG ATAATGTATTGCTATGCAGTGAATGGGAGGTGCTCTTCCCCTGCCCATCTTTGGCTGACTGGGTGCAGTGGAGAGATGGATGACCAATTACAAAGGATCCCTGGATTTGATAAGTGGATAATTGAGAAGGAAGCGAAATCCTACATCGAAGCCTTGCAAGATCGTAAGGAGAATTTGGTATATCTCACTGCAGATTCAGACACTGTTCTTGAAGAACTTGATCTGAAGAAGGTATATATTATTGGTGGCTTAGTGGATAGGAATCGGTGGAAGGGGATAACCATGAAGAAAGCAGAAGAACAAGGAATCCAAACAGCTAAGCTCCCAATTGGAAATTTCATGAAGATGTCTAGTTCTCAG gTTCTTACTGTGAATCAAGTGTTGGAAATACTACTGAAGTTCCTGGAGACAAGGGATTGGAAAACATCTTTCTTTGCCGTTATCCCTCAAAGGAAAAGATGTCAAGGTGATGCAGAAGAAAATGCAGAAGCAGAAGATACATTAGAAGAAGATGACCAAAAGGATGATGAAAAGGCAAGTAAAAAGAAATGTGTTGAGGAGGAACCTTGTAATTGTTAG